One genomic region from Deinococcus radiopugnans ATCC 19172 encodes:
- a CDS encoding zinc ribbon domain-containing protein: MKLRCPVQSERGNRASQAHFKCLSCGHSENADVNAAKNILAQGLRFVAQRVSTETACHEKPSALAVG; the protein is encoded by the coding sequence TTGAAGCTAAGATGTCCGGTACAGAGCGAGCGGGGGAATCGGGCCAGTCAGGCACACTTCAAATGTTTAAGCTGTGGGCACTCCGAGAATGCGGACGTGAACGCGGCGAAGAACATTCTGGCGCAGGGATTGCGCTTCGTGGCTCAACGTGTCTCAACGGAGACTGCGTGCCACGAGAAGCCCTCGGCTTTAGCCGTAGGGTAA
- a CDS encoding hemolysin family protein → MPRTHRPALHGSRMSVSVALTLAVILTMVGFNALYVAAEFATVGSRRSRVQAAAEGGNRAAALLNILSDPKQLDTYVAACQIGITLSSLVAGSFGQARLTPLLTPVLGSVGGPVAATVIVLVLITILQVVLGELLPKTVALRYPERLAVAVLRPLQLSLLLFRPLIAMFNGAAFAAMRAWGLNTDHAHAHVHSPEELEDLYRQSARGGLIDASERDMVSGVLGVETRVAREIMTPRVRMVSVPAAVSVREALDQLAPTSYSRFPVTGEHPDDVVGLVHLRRLFLAAETHPGAPVSSVMVPPLIVAEGLSVPRLWLRLREAGRHSAVVVDEYGSVAGFLTLEDTLEEIFGELQDEFDQEDDPVTVQGRHVSVRGDVLVRALNGRFGLRLPTDEVDTIGGLLWQGLGRLPEVGDELTAGDTLLRVTAMHRRTVQRVGFTLERGGEDRDQGADR, encoded by the coding sequence TTGCCTCGCACCCACCGCCCGGCCCTGCACGGCAGCCGCATGAGCGTGAGCGTTGCGCTGACGCTGGCGGTCATTCTGACTATGGTGGGCTTCAACGCCCTGTACGTGGCCGCCGAGTTTGCCACGGTGGGTTCGCGCCGCTCGCGGGTGCAGGCCGCCGCCGAGGGCGGCAACCGGGCCGCCGCCCTGCTGAACATTCTCAGTGACCCCAAGCAGCTGGACACCTACGTGGCCGCCTGCCAGATCGGCATCACGCTCAGCAGCCTGGTGGCCGGATCGTTCGGGCAGGCTCGGCTGACGCCGCTGCTCACGCCGGTACTGGGCAGCGTGGGCGGCCCGGTGGCGGCCACCGTGATCGTCCTGGTCCTGATCACCATCTTGCAGGTGGTGCTGGGCGAACTGCTGCCCAAAACCGTGGCGCTGCGCTATCCCGAACGGCTGGCCGTGGCGGTGCTGCGCCCGCTGCAACTCAGCCTGCTGCTGTTCCGGCCGCTGATTGCGATGTTCAACGGCGCGGCCTTCGCGGCGATGCGGGCGTGGGGCCTGAACACGGACCACGCCCACGCCCACGTCCACTCGCCTGAGGAGCTTGAGGACCTGTACCGCCAGAGCGCGCGCGGCGGCCTGATTGACGCCAGCGAGCGCGACATGGTCTCGGGCGTGCTGGGCGTCGAGACCCGCGTGGCACGCGAAATCATGACGCCGCGCGTCCGCATGGTCAGCGTCCCTGCGGCAGTGAGCGTGCGTGAAGCGCTGGACCAGCTGGCCCCAACCTCCTACTCGCGCTTTCCGGTGACTGGCGAGCACCCCGACGACGTGGTGGGCCTCGTTCACCTGCGCCGGCTGTTTCTGGCCGCCGAAACCCATCCCGGCGCCCCGGTCTCCAGCGTCATGGTGCCGCCGCTGATCGTGGCCGAGGGCCTGAGCGTGCCGCGCCTGTGGCTGCGTCTGCGTGAAGCCGGGCGGCACAGCGCCGTGGTGGTGGACGAGTACGGCAGTGTGGCCGGTTTCCTGACGCTGGAAGACACGCTCGAGGAAATCTTCGGCGAGCTGCAAGACGAGTTTGATCAGGAAGACGATCCCGTGACGGTGCAGGGCCGGCACGTCAGCGTGCGCGGCGACGTGCTGGTCAGGGCCTTGAATGGCCGTTTCGGGCTGCGCCTGCCCACCGACGAAGTGGACACCATCGGCGGGCTGCTGTGGCAGGGGCTGGGCCGCCTGCCTGAAGTGGGCGATGAACTGACGGCGGGCGACACGCTGCTGCGCGTCACGGCCATGCACCGCCGCACTGTGCAGCGGGTGGGATTCACGCTGGAACGCGGCGGGGAAGACCGCGATCAGGGCGCGGACCGCTGA
- a CDS encoding hemolysin family protein — translation MLTYALPVIIIVVLVVLNGLFVAAEFALVASRRSRLLALAEAGSGPARWLYELTAQVTGKDRYIAVAQLGITLASVGLGMYGEPAIAAWLYGPFEGWGLSYAAAHSVGFVVALSLITFMHVVFGEMIPKALALQMPEAISVRVHPLMRVFGVAFRPMISLLTALALGLMRLLRIREPGADALLYTSKELSIVTEESAEGGQLGLRQRDLIQNIFALEDRTAEELMTPRRSLEALALEASADEVLGRLQHSPRSRYPVFAGTLDNVVGVLHIKDFIRARTQGRPLALAGLMRPLPGVAAGAPAEDLLSAFKHGRSHAALVVDEFGGTLGFVTLDDLIQDVMDAGPETLDSWITVAADGTFHLNGAVTLSELREDHGVNLRSDEATTVAGLLLNAHGTVPPPGTVIHTQGYALSAEATEGLKITRVHLRRLEGAAGQREAESGTTAPDAGDRHF, via the coding sequence ATGCTGACCTACGCGCTTCCTGTGATCATCATCGTGGTGCTGGTGGTGCTCAACGGGCTGTTCGTGGCCGCCGAGTTCGCGCTGGTGGCCTCGCGCCGAAGCCGCCTGCTCGCGCTGGCTGAGGCCGGCAGCGGCCCAGCCCGCTGGCTGTACGAGCTGACCGCGCAGGTCACCGGCAAGGACCGCTACATCGCCGTGGCGCAGCTGGGCATCACGCTGGCCTCGGTGGGGCTGGGCATGTACGGCGAACCGGCGATTGCGGCGTGGCTGTACGGTCCCTTCGAGGGCTGGGGGCTGTCCTACGCCGCCGCCCACAGCGTGGGCTTCGTGGTTGCGCTGAGCCTGATCACGTTTATGCACGTGGTCTTCGGCGAGATGATTCCCAAGGCGCTGGCGTTGCAGATGCCCGAGGCGATCAGCGTGCGGGTGCATCCGCTAATGCGCGTCTTCGGCGTGGCCTTCCGGCCCATGATCTCGCTGCTGACGGCGCTGGCGTTGGGCCTCATGCGCCTGCTGCGCATCCGTGAACCCGGCGCCGACGCGCTGCTGTACACCAGCAAGGAACTGAGCATCGTGACCGAGGAAAGTGCCGAGGGCGGTCAGCTGGGCTTGCGGCAGCGTGACCTGATCCAGAACATCTTTGCCCTGGAAGACCGCACCGCCGAGGAATTGATGACCCCGCGCCGCAGCCTGGAAGCCCTGGCCCTGGAGGCCAGCGCCGACGAGGTGCTGGGCCGGCTGCAGCACTCACCGCGCAGCCGCTACCCGGTTTTTGCCGGCACCCTGGACAACGTCGTGGGCGTGCTGCACATCAAGGATTTCATCCGGGCCCGCACGCAGGGCCGCCCGCTGGCCCTGGCCGGCCTGATGCGCCCGCTGCCAGGTGTGGCGGCGGGCGCCCCGGCCGAGGACCTGCTCAGCGCGTTCAAGCATGGCCGCAGCCACGCGGCGCTGGTGGTGGACGAATTCGGCGGCACCCTGGGTTTTGTGACCCTCGACGATCTGATTCAGGACGTGATGGACGCCGGCCCGGAGACCCTGGACAGCTGGATCACGGTGGCCGCCGACGGCACCTTCCACCTGAACGGCGCGGTCACCCTGAGCGAACTGCGCGAGGACCACGGCGTGAACCTGCGCAGCGACGAGGCCACCACCGTCGCGGGCCTGCTGCTCAACGCCCACGGCACCGTTCCGCCCCCCGGCACCGTGATTCATACCCAGGGGTACGCCCTCAGCGCCGAGGCCACCGAAGGCCTCAAGATCACCCGCGTTCACCTGCGCCGTCTGGAAGGCGCAGCGGGGCAGCGTGAGGCCGAATCCGGTACAACGGCACCAGACGCTGGAGACCGGCACTTTTGA
- a CDS encoding nuclear transport factor 2 family protein, which produces MTATENRERSQALYEAFGRGDIPTVLASLDPDVEWIEAEGGPYPGTSRSPDAVLQNVFMRLRTEWDGFTVTPHQFVASDDTVVMIGEYGGTYKATGKSIHIPVVHVWTLRDGKATRFVQHTDTVLFQRALEP; this is translated from the coding sequence ATGACGGCTACCGAGAACCGTGAACGCTCTCAAGCTCTCTACGAAGCCTTCGGCCGTGGGGACATCCCCACCGTTCTGGCGAGCCTTGACCCAGATGTAGAGTGGATCGAGGCCGAAGGCGGCCCTTACCCTGGAACATCTCGAAGCCCGGATGCCGTACTCCAGAACGTATTTATGAGGCTCAGGACGGAATGGGACGGGTTCACCGTCACTCCCCATCAATTCGTGGCAAGTGATGACACTGTGGTCATGATTGGAGAGTACGGCGGAACTTACAAGGCTACTGGAAAGAGCATTCACATTCCTGTCGTTCACGTCTGGACGCTTCGTGATGGGAAGGCAACCCGTTTTGTGCAGCATACGGATACCGTACTGTTCCAGCGCGCGCTTGAACCGTAG
- a CDS encoding ATP-binding protein, with protein MQFIDLSAVHDPGQVLGVIAAALPNSEPRGEPEWRIQNFTANRPTLLILDNFDRLLPAAPSLDHLLASAIHLRLVVTSRAALLLHGEVEYPVGPLALPHRMLNAASSGAVQLFVSRVQALTPTFALSEPNTAQVMRLCELLEGVPLALELAAMRTRTYALGDLLTQLDHPLEVLKADFRDRPERLRSLRATVQWSYGLLDDVDRAVFECCAVFSGPFSPQALAEVWGSSEVLERAETLLEQSLLQRLDTSATLWKMLQPLRELALEHLEGHPYEAVWRERHARHFLEMIEELQRNWQHESVDRRDAFLPHYPNIRAGMVWAVEGRRSDLAYRYLGALGGLWVAFGLLVQEWPLVERVLALPAPEDRATLLRALQVSLDGLKWTGQFQALEARASKVLALCRELGDVEGMARSNLTLARVARERSQPEQAWAITQRIICDWRDRVGDGQPTRRQRMLHASVHLSGALVLLELGRHAQALEYAQLSCAAFREAGDRVFEMNARIAVGHLLVYLNRRPEARTLLLACLHDAVEGGLRGTVRDALRLGLTLVAAEQQDWITLVQFVAFVNDPVGERSQGMLHRRLQRALAHAREVLGEAAYQRAWTTGTQLQVPDIVELAERLAQMPISPPCPGLTPRELEMLALVAQGHPDRRVARLLDISPGTASKHAGNLLGKLGLHNRVELARWAIEHGLAGETRPTPPL; from the coding sequence GTGCAGTTCATCGACCTCAGTGCCGTCCACGACCCTGGGCAGGTGCTGGGCGTGATTGCGGCCGCCCTGCCCAACAGTGAACCCAGGGGCGAACCAGAATGGCGAATCCAGAACTTCACGGCCAACCGCCCCACCCTGCTGATCCTGGACAACTTTGACCGACTCCTGCCTGCCGCTCCAAGCCTGGATCACCTGCTGGCCAGCGCAATACATCTGCGGCTGGTGGTGACGAGTAGGGCAGCCCTGCTCCTGCACGGTGAAGTTGAGTACCCGGTGGGGCCGCTCGCACTGCCCCACCGCATGCTCAACGCCGCCTCGAGCGGCGCGGTGCAGTTGTTCGTGTCGCGCGTGCAGGCCCTGACGCCCACGTTCGCGCTGAGCGAACCCAACACCGCCCAGGTCATGCGACTGTGCGAGTTGCTCGAGGGGGTGCCGCTGGCGCTGGAACTGGCGGCCATGCGCACCCGCACGTATGCCCTGGGGGACCTGCTGACCCAGCTGGACCATCCACTGGAGGTGCTCAAGGCGGACTTCCGGGACCGGCCCGAACGCCTGCGGTCCCTGCGGGCGACCGTGCAATGGAGCTACGGGCTGCTCGACGACGTGGACCGGGCGGTGTTCGAATGCTGCGCCGTGTTTAGCGGTCCGTTCAGTCCGCAAGCCTTGGCCGAGGTCTGGGGCTCGTCTGAAGTGCTGGAGCGGGCGGAAACGCTGCTGGAGCAGAGCCTGCTCCAGCGGCTGGACACCTCAGCGACACTGTGGAAGATGCTTCAACCGCTTCGGGAACTGGCGCTGGAACACCTGGAGGGCCACCCGTATGAGGCCGTCTGGCGCGAGCGACACGCGCGGCACTTCTTGGAAATGATCGAGGAGCTCCAGCGCAACTGGCAGCATGAGAGCGTGGACCGCCGGGACGCCTTCCTGCCGCATTACCCGAACATCCGGGCTGGCATGGTCTGGGCCGTGGAGGGGCGGCGCTCGGATTTGGCCTACCGCTATCTCGGCGCGCTCGGTGGCCTGTGGGTGGCTTTCGGCCTGCTGGTGCAGGAATGGCCGCTGGTGGAGCGGGTGCTGGCCCTACCCGCGCCTGAAGACCGCGCCACGCTCCTCCGGGCGCTGCAGGTTAGCCTGGACGGCCTGAAATGGACGGGGCAATTCCAGGCGCTCGAGGCGCGGGCGTCCAAGGTGCTGGCGCTGTGCCGCGAGCTGGGCGATGTGGAGGGAATGGCCCGGTCCAACCTCACTCTGGCCCGCGTGGCGCGTGAGCGCAGTCAGCCGGAACAGGCGTGGGCAATCACGCAGCGGATCATCTGCGACTGGCGCGACCGGGTGGGAGACGGACAGCCCACCCGAAGGCAGCGGATGCTGCACGCCAGTGTTCACCTGAGCGGGGCGCTGGTGCTGCTGGAACTGGGCCGCCACGCGCAGGCCCTGGAGTATGCCCAGCTGTCCTGCGCGGCCTTCCGGGAGGCGGGTGACCGAGTCTTCGAGATGAACGCCAGGATCGCGGTGGGCCACCTGCTGGTGTACCTGAACCGGCGGCCCGAAGCCAGAACCCTGCTGCTGGCCTGCCTTCACGACGCGGTGGAGGGGGGCCTCAGGGGCACGGTGCGTGACGCACTGCGTCTGGGCCTGACCCTTGTGGCGGCGGAGCAGCAAGACTGGATCACGCTGGTGCAGTTCGTCGCCTTCGTGAACGATCCCGTTGGGGAGCGCTCACAAGGCATGCTGCACCGCCGTCTGCAGCGGGCCTTGGCCCATGCCCGTGAGGTGCTGGGCGAGGCGGCGTATCAGCGGGCCTGGACGACTGGGACCCAACTTCAGGTACCCGACATCGTGGAACTGGCTGAGCGGCTGGCCCAGATGCCGATCTCGCCGCCCTGTCCGGGTCTGACGCCCAGGGAGCTCGAGATGCTGGCGCTGGTGGCGCAGGGCCACCCAGACCGCCGGGTGGCGCGGCTGCTGGACATCAGCCCCGGCACCGCCAGCAAGCACGCCGGGAACCTGCTGGGCAAGCTGGGCCTGCACAACCGCGTGGAACTCGCCCGTTGGGCCATCGAGCATGGGCTGGCCGGCGAGACAAGGCCCACGCCGCCCCTGTAA
- a CDS encoding PAS domain-containing protein — protein MPRPTTPPDLQLPAQALTASVHSVVIADARQPDLPIIYVNPAFERLSRYLAGEILRRNCRFLQRQDPNTVSRQALRQAVGQGYSTTILLRNFRGDGTPFDNELTLSPIRDAEGIVKHFVAFQSGEARKSGRYSDLWPAGRDHHRRARSLLSMAASTICANC, from the coding sequence ATGCCACGCCCCACAACCCCACCTGATCTCCAGCTCCCCGCTCAGGCACTCACAGCGAGTGTCCACAGCGTCGTCATCGCCGACGCCCGGCAACCGGACCTGCCCATCATCTACGTCAATCCGGCCTTCGAGCGCCTGAGCAGGTACCTGGCGGGCGAGATTCTCAGGCGCAACTGCCGCTTTCTTCAGAGGCAGGACCCCAACACCGTTTCCAGGCAGGCACTCAGACAGGCCGTGGGGCAGGGGTACAGCACCACGATTTTGCTGCGCAATTTCCGCGGGGACGGCACGCCGTTTGACAACGAGTTGACCCTCAGTCCGATTCGTGACGCCGAAGGGATCGTCAAGCACTTCGTGGCCTTCCAGTCGGGAGAGGCTCGGAAGTCCGGACGCTACAGTGATCTATGGCCCGCCGGCCGGGATCACCACCGCCGGGCGCGCTCGCTCCTCTCTATGGCCGCGAGCACGATCTGCGCCAATTGCTGA
- a CDS encoding YbjN domain-containing protein, with the protein MTKLTPVPLVCAFFSVAAAASGPVLDARPATLVQVLTAAGYQPSLRLGDAKTDPSIAVKVNGEALYLYLSGCKAGDCQRVTVSTRYDRSKMKANLVDLISTWNANWYTQAYLDKDGDPYLDASYFLTGGYTQTNFLNWLRDYLSEMDEFDTQVF; encoded by the coding sequence ATGACCAAGCTCACGCCTGTGCCGCTCGTTTGCGCCTTTTTCTCCGTTGCTGCCGCCGCTTCCGGGCCGGTGCTGGACGCCCGGCCCGCCACGCTGGTGCAGGTGCTGACGGCAGCAGGGTATCAGCCGTCGCTGCGTCTCGGCGATGCCAAGACCGATCCTTCGATTGCGGTCAAGGTTAACGGCGAAGCCCTGTACCTGTATCTCTCTGGCTGCAAGGCGGGAGATTGCCAGCGCGTCACGGTCAGCACCCGCTATGACCGCTCGAAGATGAAGGCGAATCTGGTCGATCTGATCTCGACCTGGAACGCCAACTGGTACACGCAGGCGTACCTCGACAAGGACGGCGATCCGTATCTGGACGCCAGTTATTTCCTGACGGGCGGCTACACCCAGACCAATTTCTTGAACTGGCTGCGCGATTATCTCAGCGAGATGGACGAGTTCGACACCCAGGTGTTCTGA
- a CDS encoding carboxypeptidase-like regulatory domain-containing protein, whose amino-acid sequence MKKDIALTLLLTVATLCACSGGSAASGTPTTPSPQKPSPAQPQPGTAAAWTMSGTVKTEGGEPLAGVEVFADHTAFYNMNAVGKTDAQGRYRIPLAHQPGTWAAGAYYRMKLGAQTFEVRLSPNNDTPFDGSKGAVRDFTFRASDAPAGTVNTYVAHSDVELNYDTLQLTFTPDGPNILGSTKTFTRPFVTGSGIQNVPLGRYQVSASQTLNGARQQLLLSSADQKTFAPRVLAEFHDAGDRYGPTLELFLKNP is encoded by the coding sequence ATGAAGAAAGACATTGCTCTGACCCTGCTGCTGACCGTCGCCACCCTCTGCGCCTGCTCTGGAGGCTCCGCCGCCAGCGGCACGCCCACCACACCCTCGCCCCAGAAACCCAGTCCAGCTCAGCCGCAGCCCGGCACCGCCGCCGCATGGACGATGAGCGGCACCGTGAAGACCGAGGGCGGCGAGCCGCTGGCCGGGGTGGAGGTCTTCGCCGACCACACCGCCTTCTACAACATGAACGCGGTGGGCAAGACCGACGCGCAGGGGCGCTACCGCATTCCGCTGGCCCACCAGCCCGGCACCTGGGCAGCGGGCGCGTATTACCGCATGAAGCTGGGCGCGCAGACCTTCGAGGTGCGGCTCTCGCCGAACAACGACACCCCCTTCGACGGCTCGAAAGGCGCGGTGCGCGACTTCACCTTCAGGGCCAGCGACGCCCCCGCCGGGACGGTCAACACTTACGTTGCCCATTCAGACGTGGAGCTGAATTACGACACGCTGCAACTGACCTTTACGCCGGACGGCCCCAACATTCTGGGCAGCACGAAGACCTTCACGCGCCCCTTCGTGACCGGCTCCGGCATTCAGAACGTGCCGCTGGGCCGCTATCAGGTCAGCGCCAGCCAGACCCTGAACGGTGCCAGACAGCAGCTTTTGCTCAGCTCGGCGGATCAGAAAACCTTTGCGCCCAGAGTGCTGGCCGAGTTCCACGACGCGGGCGACCGCTACGGCCCCACGCTGGAGCTGTTCCTCAAGAACCCCTGA
- a CDS encoding carboxypeptidase-like regulatory domain-containing protein: MKYAKLLLLALSLTTLSACGAGNAETPPRKAPPAPGIPNTSTARPFHLTGTVKTSQGKPLAGVRVGADNTVLDGSEVWTTTDAQGRYDLDLSAMPILNSWTAVANLTVTSHGQQYTLYPEVDNPAAFLGKDGAVRHFTLRLTGKTPNGGYYGARLFANLGLSEAGDMPEFDDVEFTATPDGPLLDGTAGTPVTLRWAQLPFEVPQGTYVVTARSLSGKGPLWLKARGGSYGPRATVAMEYTAGTGMTLNVDVVQPR; this comes from the coding sequence ATGAAATACGCGAAACTGCTGCTGCTCGCCCTGAGTCTCACGACCCTGTCCGCCTGCGGGGCGGGCAACGCCGAGACGCCGCCCCGCAAGGCGCCACCTGCGCCGGGCATCCCGAACACCAGTACCGCACGGCCTTTTCATCTCACCGGCACGGTGAAAACCTCGCAGGGCAAGCCACTTGCCGGCGTGCGGGTGGGGGCCGACAACACCGTGCTGGACGGCTCGGAAGTCTGGACAACCACCGATGCCCAGGGCCGCTATGACCTGGATCTCTCGGCGATGCCCATCCTGAACTCGTGGACGGCCGTGGCCAACCTGACCGTGACGTCTCACGGACAGCAGTACACGCTCTATCCAGAGGTGGACAATCCAGCTGCCTTTCTCGGCAAGGACGGTGCGGTGCGTCACTTCACGCTCAGGCTCACCGGCAAAACCCCAAACGGCGGGTATTACGGAGCCCGGTTGTTCGCCAACCTCGGTCTGTCGGAAGCGGGCGACATGCCCGAGTTCGACGACGTGGAGTTCACGGCCACGCCGGACGGGCCGCTGCTGGACGGCACGGCCGGCACCCCCGTCACGCTGCGGTGGGCGCAGTTGCCCTTCGAGGTGCCGCAGGGCACCTACGTGGTCACGGCCCGCTCGCTGTCGGGCAAGGGGCCGCTGTGGCTCAAGGCGCGGGGCGGCAGTTACGGCCCCAGGGCGACGGTGGCGATGGAATACACGGCGGGGACGGGCATGACCCTCAACGTGGACGTGGTGCAGCCGCGATGA
- a CDS encoding carboxypeptidase-like regulatory domain-containing protein — MSVVDVPLRHPRTLIGAACWTTIKRFRPLLLLAVACAPLTLAAPAPTPAQKGFIVGTVRNEAGQPLAGATINADNLLVSNSNLSATTDAQGRYRIDVRVAPTTWRVTARLNLRYGEESVGAALHPRGSDEVPGRVGGVVDFVFRPKPVTSADPYGNLGKVMFERDVNDNDESFDWKKVQVVLKPVGRLADGTAGQARTLSPIRTGSGWLIPNVMYGTYAVTASLNGRPLELRRRTPDSDQPYRTTYTGGFLRDYSPTDLNMSLEVRLP, encoded by the coding sequence ATGAGCGTCGTCGATGTCCCTCTGCGCCACCCCCGAACGTTGATCGGCGCGGCGTGCTGGACAACCATAAAACGGTTCAGGCCCCTGCTGCTGCTCGCCGTCGCCTGCGCTCCCCTCACCCTGGCCGCGCCTGCGCCGACGCCCGCCCAGAAAGGTTTTATCGTCGGCACCGTCCGCAACGAAGCGGGGCAGCCGCTGGCCGGGGCCACCATCAACGCCGACAACCTGCTGGTCTCCAACAGCAACCTCTCGGCCACCACCGACGCGCAGGGGCGCTACCGCATCGACGTGCGGGTGGCCCCCACCACCTGGCGCGTGACCGCCCGACTGAACCTGCGTTACGGCGAGGAAAGTGTGGGCGCGGCGCTGCACCCCAGGGGAAGCGACGAGGTGCCGGGCCGGGTGGGCGGCGTGGTGGATTTCGTGTTCCGGCCCAAACCCGTCACGTCCGCCGATCCCTACGGCAACCTGGGCAAGGTGATGTTCGAGCGCGACGTGAACGACAACGACGAGTCGTTTGACTGGAAAAAGGTTCAGGTGGTCCTGAAGCCGGTGGGCCGGCTGGCCGACGGCACGGCGGGTCAGGCCAGGACGCTCAGCCCCATCCGCACCGGCAGCGGCTGGCTGATTCCCAACGTGATGTACGGCACCTACGCGGTCACGGCCAGCCTGAATGGCCGCCCGCTGGAACTTCGCCGCCGCACCCCCGACTCGGATCAACCGTACAGGACCACGTACACCGGCGGTTTTCTGCGCGACTACAGCCCCACGGACCTGAACATGTCGCTGGAAGTGCGCCTGCCCTGA